One genomic window of Comamonas serinivorans includes the following:
- the purT gene encoding formate-dependent phosphoribosylglycinamide formyltransferase, with product MTTLGTPLSSHATKVMLLGSGELGKEVLMSLQRLGVETIAVDRYDHAPGHQVAHHARTITMSDPAQLKALIEAEKPDLVVPEIEAIATPMLEELEAAGGVRVIPTARAARLTMDREGIRRLAAETLGLPTSPYRFCDSLAELQAAITGADGQPAIGYPCVVKPVMSSSGKGQSKVDGPEDVACAWDYAMEGGRVAKGRVIVEGFIDFDYEITLLTVRARNAQGEIETQFCEPIGHLQQSGDYVESWQPQPMQAAALQSARAIAKAVTDNLGQGRDGQPSGLGLYGVELFVQGDQVWFSEVSPRPHDTGLVTLATQWQSEFELHARAILGLPVDTRLRNAGASAVIYGGVDGHGLVFDGVAEALSVPDSDLRLFGKPEGFVKRRMGVALARAEAVPEARERARLAASRVKPRLP from the coding sequence ATGACCACGCTTGGAACCCCGCTCTCCTCCCATGCCACCAAAGTCATGCTGCTGGGCAGTGGCGAGCTGGGCAAGGAGGTGCTGATGTCCCTCCAGCGCTTGGGGGTCGAGACGATTGCGGTGGACCGTTACGACCACGCCCCCGGCCACCAGGTGGCGCATCACGCGCGGACCATCACCATGAGTGATCCGGCCCAGCTCAAGGCCTTGATCGAAGCCGAGAAGCCTGACTTGGTGGTGCCGGAGATCGAAGCCATTGCCACGCCCATGTTGGAGGAGCTGGAGGCCGCGGGAGGCGTCCGTGTGATTCCCACGGCGCGTGCGGCGCGCCTCACCATGGACCGCGAGGGCATTCGCCGGTTGGCAGCCGAGACGCTGGGGCTGCCGACCAGCCCCTATCGCTTCTGTGATTCACTGGCCGAGCTGCAAGCCGCCATCACCGGGGCCGACGGTCAACCTGCCATCGGCTATCCCTGCGTGGTCAAGCCGGTGATGAGCAGCTCGGGCAAAGGGCAGAGCAAGGTCGACGGCCCAGAAGACGTGGCCTGCGCCTGGGACTACGCGATGGAGGGCGGCCGCGTGGCCAAAGGTCGCGTGATCGTGGAAGGGTTCATCGATTTCGACTACGAGATCACGTTGCTCACGGTGCGCGCACGAAACGCGCAGGGCGAGATCGAAACGCAGTTTTGCGAGCCCATTGGCCACCTGCAACAAAGCGGCGACTACGTGGAGAGCTGGCAGCCACAGCCCATGCAGGCGGCCGCGTTGCAGTCGGCGCGGGCCATCGCCAAGGCAGTGACCGACAACCTGGGGCAGGGGCGGGATGGCCAGCCGTCTGGCCTGGGGTTGTATGGCGTCGAGCTGTTTGTCCAAGGCGACCAGGTGTGGTTCAGCGAGGTGTCACCGCGTCCGCACGACACTGGCTTGGTGACCTTGGCCACGCAGTGGCAAAGCGAGTTTGAGCTGCATGCACGAGCAATCCTGGGCTTGCCTGTGGACACCCGCTTGCGCAATGCCGGTGCCAGCGCCGTGATCTACGGGGGGGTGGACGGCCACGGCCTGGTGTTCGACGGCGTGGCGGAGGCGCTGTCGGTGCCCGACAGCGACCTGCGCTTGTTCGGCAAGCCCGAGGGGTTTGTGAAACGGCGCATGGGCGTGGCCTTGGCCCGTGCCGAGGCCGTGCCCGAGGCGCGCGAACGCGCCCGACTGGCCGCCAGCAGGGTCAAGCCGCGCTTGCCCTGA
- a CDS encoding type IV pilin protein, with amino-acid sequence MNSRFFSPKPQPKHVRQHGFTLIEVMIVVAILAILAAIALPAYSEYVMRSKRADAKAGLQAAAVWVERVSTSTGKYPADADFPAALQTVKSDAYTISYAQSGSGYTLTATAKGGQANDKCKDFTLTNTGVQDVVGASLPATECWAR; translated from the coding sequence ATGAACAGCCGATTCTTCTCTCCCAAACCACAGCCTAAGCATGTGCGTCAGCACGGGTTCACTTTGATCGAGGTCATGATTGTGGTGGCCATTCTGGCGATCCTGGCGGCGATTGCATTGCCCGCATACAGCGAGTATGTGATGCGCAGCAAGCGCGCCGATGCCAAGGCGGGTTTGCAGGCCGCGGCCGTGTGGGTGGAACGCGTGTCCACCTCCACGGGCAAGTATCCCGCGGATGCGGATTTTCCGGCTGCCTTGCAGACGGTGAAATCGGACGCTTACACCATTTCGTATGCCCAAAGTGGCAGCGGTTACACCCTGACGGCCACTGCCAAAGGCGGTCAAGCCAATGACAAGTGCAAGGATTTCACGTTGACCAACACCGGTGTGCAGGACGTTGTTGGTGCGAGCTTGCCAGCCACCGAGTGTTGGGCACGCTGA